In Legionella cardiaca, a genomic segment contains:
- the mltB gene encoding lytic murein transglycosylase B: MRRLTTFCFALVTFLICGITQADTAFTQRKDVQRFINNMVQQHGFNKKELTLIMDNVQLQPQIIESMEKPYEKKTWDVYKQLFLTPERVQGGLAFWSANRETLAKAEKKYGVPANIIVAILGVETIYGKNQGNYRVIDALSTLAFNYPKRSAFFTKELGEYLLLCREQKISPTQNLGSYAGAMGKPQFMPSSYRYYAADFTGNAKKDLMNDDQAVIASVANYFHKHGWKTNQGIAQPAKVQGNRYKKINTNYKTAAYHWNQMAAAGVKPLTASLHTPAKVGLIELTTQTGAEYWLAYPNFYVITRYNSSPQYAMVVYLLSQQLKMQWAAAANVGKKYAYV, encoded by the coding sequence ATGCGACGATTAACCACGTTTTGTTTCGCCCTAGTAACATTTTTAATTTGTGGAATTACTCAAGCCGATACAGCATTTACACAACGCAAAGACGTACAGCGTTTTATTAATAATATGGTTCAACAACACGGCTTTAACAAAAAAGAACTGACTCTTATTATGGATAATGTTCAGCTGCAACCGCAGATTATTGAGTCAATGGAGAAGCCTTACGAAAAAAAAACCTGGGATGTTTATAAACAGTTATTTTTAACACCAGAGAGAGTACAAGGAGGACTTGCGTTTTGGTCTGCTAACCGGGAAACCCTCGCCAAAGCTGAAAAAAAATACGGTGTTCCTGCCAATATTATTGTGGCAATTCTTGGCGTTGAAACCATTTATGGTAAAAATCAAGGTAACTATCGCGTTATTGATGCACTGTCTACTTTAGCGTTTAATTACCCTAAACGTTCCGCCTTTTTTACTAAAGAATTAGGTGAATATCTTTTACTTTGTCGTGAACAAAAAATTTCACCGACGCAAAACTTAGGTTCTTACGCAGGTGCAATGGGTAAACCACAATTCATGCCCAGCAGTTATCGCTATTACGCAGCAGACTTTACTGGGAATGCCAAAAAAGATTTAATGAATGACGATCAGGCCGTTATTGCCAGTGTTGCTAATTATTTCCACAAACATGGCTGGAAAACCAATCAAGGAATAGCTCAACCCGCGAAAGTTCAGGGCAATCGTTATAAAAAAATTAATACCAATTACAAAACAGCAGCTTACCATTGGAATCAAATGGCTGCAGCAGGAGTTAAACCATTAACTGCTTCACTGCACACTCCAGCAAAAGTAGGCTTAATCGAGTTAACCACACAAACTGGCGCAGAGTACTGGTTAGCCTATCCAAATTTTTATGTGATTACTCGCTACAACTCTAGCCCACAATATGCAATGGTTGTTTATTTACTATCTCAACAATTAAAAATGCAATGGGCGGCTGCCGCAAATGTTGGCAAAAAATACGCATACGTGTAA
- a CDS encoding SPOR domain-containing protein, with the protein MKKVKFLTLCFSAGCLSACATYQETSYTTYSNYQPYVYENAYYQTYDGGVDYRYSNREVNVPNSYHVGYDHSPASHKDVDKNWVNSQNPQGYTIEVAEGDKASQVAGKLYKVPKNNRTAQIKSYRGDGSAYYKGVYGSYNSYEEAQKAYNDLPENIKQGADIKNWSKIQENSGN; encoded by the coding sequence ATGAAAAAGGTAAAATTTCTAACGCTTTGTTTTTCTGCAGGCTGTCTCTCGGCTTGTGCGACCTATCAGGAAACCAGTTATACAACTTACTCAAATTATCAACCTTATGTTTACGAGAATGCCTATTACCAAACCTATGATGGCGGGGTTGATTATCGCTATTCGAATCGAGAGGTGAATGTGCCGAATTCATACCATGTAGGTTATGACCATTCGCCAGCTTCACATAAAGATGTGGATAAAAATTGGGTGAACAGTCAAAACCCTCAAGGATACACCATTGAGGTCGCTGAGGGTGACAAAGCTTCACAAGTAGCAGGAAAACTTTATAAAGTTCCTAAAAATAATCGAACTGCCCAAATTAAATCCTATCGTGGAGACGGTTCAGCGTATTATAAAGGAGTGTATGGAAGCTACAATTCTTATGAAGAGGCACAAAAAGCATATAATGATCTACCAGAAAATATCAAACAAGGTGCTGATATTAAAAATTGGAGTAAAATTCAGGAAAATTCCGGGAATTAA
- the gspL gene encoding type II secretion system protein GspL, with amino-acid sequence MATCFLYVQHLTETSCLSLSLDQQGKVAAPLLERDFNEIKTLQKNCQTILVLPTQRFSLHRITLPWLAEKKARAALPFALEDKLAQNVNSLHFAFDRNHYQDGQYLVVVGDKTYLEELIARFDALEINFDSITLDWFALNQQEIAVLNSCLLVNKSDFQGAVSSDLADFFLNQPGTTSEEYSFYVFPDSNQTFLPPQQGLIKEISDDSHVWLAQRLKATKLINLCQGELEHGGSQSSTKRWYQAAILMSLLWVIALLGTNAIRLYYLNKEAATVETQIAAIYHEFFPQAQQVISPKFRITQLLKANQNNSDMSFWTLLNILAKASKNSPMNVEQVRFQNQTLLVTLTTKNFEELESLQTHLQKMNIKVRQTQASTENKKVLGTLELSL; translated from the coding sequence GTGGCCACATGCTTTCTATATGTTCAGCATCTCACAGAAACTAGCTGTCTAAGCTTAAGCCTGGACCAGCAAGGGAAAGTAGCAGCCCCACTTTTAGAACGCGATTTTAATGAAATTAAAACACTACAAAAAAATTGCCAAACAATTCTTGTACTACCGACACAACGTTTTAGTCTGCATCGCATCACCTTACCCTGGCTTGCCGAAAAAAAAGCACGTGCTGCACTCCCTTTTGCTTTGGAAGATAAACTGGCACAAAATGTCAACTCACTTCACTTTGCCTTTGATCGTAACCACTATCAGGATGGGCAATACCTGGTTGTTGTAGGGGACAAAACTTATCTCGAAGAGCTAATTGCCAGATTTGATGCGCTGGAAATTAATTTTGATAGCATCACACTCGATTGGTTTGCTCTTAATCAGCAGGAAATTGCTGTTCTTAATTCCTGTTTACTGGTAAATAAGAGCGATTTCCAAGGTGCGGTAAGTAGCGATTTGGCTGACTTTTTTTTAAATCAACCAGGCACTACTTCGGAAGAATATTCCTTTTATGTTTTCCCCGACAGTAACCAAACCTTCCTCCCTCCGCAACAGGGCTTGATAAAAGAAATCAGCGATGACTCTCATGTATGGCTAGCTCAACGACTGAAAGCAACTAAGCTAATTAATCTTTGTCAGGGTGAGTTAGAGCATGGCGGTTCGCAAAGTAGCACAAAACGTTGGTACCAGGCAGCCATACTAATGAGCCTCCTATGGGTTATTGCATTGCTTGGCACTAATGCCATCAGGCTTTATTACCTTAATAAAGAGGCAGCCACAGTTGAAACCCAAATTGCGGCGATTTATCATGAATTTTTTCCACAAGCTCAACAAGTTATTAGTCCTAAATTTCGCATTACTCAATTACTTAAAGCAAATCAAAATAACTCGGATATGAGCTTTTGGACATTATTAAATATATTGGCAAAAGCTTCGAAAAATAGTCCTATGAATGTGGAGCAAGTTCGATTCCAAAATCAAACTCTCTTAGTCACTTTAACCACTAAAAATTTTGAGGAGTTGGAGAGTTTACAAACTCATTTACAAAAAATGAATATCAAAGTTCGACAAACCCAAGCCTCAACCGAGAATAAAAAAGTCCTAGGTACTTTGGAGCTAAGTTTGTGA
- a CDS encoding type II secretion system protein M, protein MINYWNNLNERERWMVSIAAVCIGAYLFYLLVYSPLVTAVSSKAAQLQEKKETLTWMQQVRQQPKNKRVPQSITNAKLLALIGSQLNSGALRKFVYQLQQTGSGDIQLSFEQVPMQPFLSWLWALSNDYTVILKQLSVERTDIPGVVKVTIIIAPK, encoded by the coding sequence GTGATTAATTACTGGAATAATCTTAATGAACGAGAACGTTGGATGGTTAGCATTGCAGCAGTTTGCATCGGTGCCTATTTATTTTATCTTTTGGTTTACTCACCTTTAGTAACTGCAGTAAGTAGCAAAGCAGCCCAACTACAGGAAAAGAAAGAAACCCTCACCTGGATGCAGCAAGTTCGCCAACAACCCAAAAATAAAAGAGTACCTCAATCAATAACGAATGCAAAACTGCTTGCGTTAATAGGAAGTCAGTTAAATAGTGGCGCTTTGCGGAAATTTGTTTATCAATTACAACAAACTGGCTCAGGAGACATTCAACTCTCGTTTGAGCAAGTACCAATGCAACCATTTCTATCTTGGCTATGGGCATTAAGCAATGATTACACTGTCATTCTGAAACAACTCAGTGTCGAACGTACTGACATACCAGGCGTGGTTAAAGTGACCATAATCATTGCCCCTAAATAA